Proteins encoded in a region of the Xylocopa sonorina isolate GNS202 chromosome 1, iyXylSono1_principal, whole genome shotgun sequence genome:
- the LOC143427307 gene encoding golgin subfamily A member 2: MNLSKNEKLLAAKKKLREFQLSKMQNSQDGSAKQKHFQDSPSSQAQNAETTKSNLEVISNTLTIEPCENNTHVLHQNCESNEVVPTDSVVNPENTVIPEDLQNPTEDAAKPTEDVQEINLKPEAEKAVDLNDFSKVQKEHLLEMASAVADVLTNETENTETSLDYDLVWRNQFLSSCLDEQKNIVNELHIELSNARSKVSQLEAKLEGKEIELQTQLAREVNPLKEQLRLHTQTTGILIAEKAELTAALNQAQQSAKQSSEEAEEMLGNLKNSQIYIVELEKDLAAVKNSNKELRKNFHQLQSEHDSLEKKFFELNKEKEDLDLEISEMKQKLNLKKTELMAVQQELQEKTALLSLSELRIHQMKGATPTEEEKHAAILLEQELTQTKESLKAVNAEKDEISKQYQNYVKQLDGQQTKMLDEIKVQKQTIEDLQQREQNYVQKMSELEQQLQQEKEKVENLMSLRDCKDQTENLLKSVDELTLEQERLHIILSEKDSQIEMLTKDLNDLREAYNQEAEITKLASALESEQLGASRAVHQNRQLKEQLTDMENAFVSLSNAKLDLTEQLQAERSIGRKLNAQLNNVESELDLMKEKIREKEAILEEFEKERLQNAQIADQMQHYQAQSHHVVTYQRELQHALVTIEKLEKEKQALTDKLREKNEGGFVPEVSNTASNPEEKSQSEDLNENNVTTPESIKQLEQRFKDTMERVAELTEEKQKLEHLVLQLQSETETIGEYITLYQKQRAVLQSRAIEREQVFRQLLDQRNQQQEQLHKLKVLVSDFLRKEYIHSNGTERLIETETSPNDFGPLKRKNEATDERVENKSVSELLDILTEIKDCKDSCMFEPNFHPCPWCSGKLLTV; the protein is encoded by the exons cTTAGAGAATTTCAATTGAGTAAGATGCAAAATAGTCAAGATGGATCTGCAAAACAGAAACATTTCCAGGATTCACCATCTTCGCAG GCCCAAAATGCAGAAACTACTAAATCAAATCTAGAAGTTATAAGTAATACATTAACGATAGAACCATGTGAAAATAATACACATGTACTACATCAAAATTGTGAAAGCAACGAAGTAGTACCTACAGATTCAGTGGTGAATCCAGAAAACACTGTAATCCCCGAAGATTTACAAAATCCTACAGAAGATGCTGCCAAACCCACAGAAGATGTGCAAGAAATTAATTTGAAACCAGAAGCCGAGAAAGCAGTAGATTTAAATGATTTTTCAAAAGTGCAAAAGGAGCACCTCTTGGAGATGGCTTctgcagttgcagatgtcttaacGAATGAAACCGAAAATACAGAAACGTCTCTAGATTATGATCTAGTGTGGCGCAATCAATTTTTAAGTTCCTGTTTAGACGAACAGAAGAACATTGTCAATGAACTGCATATAGAACTTAGTAATGCA CGTAGCAAAGTTTCACAGTTAGAAGCTAAGTTAGAAGGGAAAGAAATAGAACTTCAAACGCAATTAGCGCGAGAAGTAAATCCTTTGAAAGAACAGCTTCGTCTTCACACTCAAACTACTGGAATCTTGATAGCAGAAAAGGCAGAGCTTACCGCTGCTCTTAATCAAGCTCAACAAAGTGCTAAGCAAAGTTCAG aagaagcagaagaaatGTTGGGAAACTTGAAAAATTCACAAATTTATATAGTTGAATTGGAAAAAGATTTGGCTGCTGTAAAAAATAGCAATAAAGAATTGAGAAAGAATTTTCATCAGTTGCAAAGTGAGCACGATTCACTTGAGAAAAAGTTTTTTGAATTAAACAAAGAGAAGGAAGATTTGGATTTAGAGATATCAGAAATGAAGCAaaaattgaatttaaaaaaaactGAATTAATGGCAGTACAACAAGAACTTCAAGAAAAAACAGCATTACTTTCATTAAGTGAACTTAGAATACATCAG ATGAAAGGAGCTACGCCAACAGAAGAAGAAAAACATGCGGCAATTCTTCTGGAGCAAGAATTGACACAAACGAAGGAATCTCTGAAAGCTGTTAACGCCGAAAAAGATGAAATTAGTAAGCAGTATCaaaattatgtcaaacaattagATGGCCAGCAAACGAAAATGTTAGATGAG ATAAAAGTACAAAAACAGACTATAGAGGATTTACAACAGAGAGAACAAAATTACGTGCAAAAAATGTCCGAACTTGAGCAACAGCTAcagcaagaaaaagaaaaagtagaAAATCTGATGTCTTTACGAGATTGTAAAGATCAAACGGAAAATCTACTGAAAAGTGTAGATGAACTTACATTAGAGCAAGAAAGACTTCATATAATATTATCTGAGAAG GATTCACAAATCGAAATGTTAACGAAAGATTTAAACGACTTGCGAGAAGCATATAATCAAGAAGCTGAAATTACAAAGTTGGCTAGCGCTCTTGAAAGTGAACAGTTAGGAGCATCTAGAGCAGTTCACCAAAATAGACAACTAAAAGAGCAATTAACGGACATGGAAAATGCTTTCGTTTCCCTG AGTAATGCCAAATTGGACTTGACTGAACAACTGCAAGCGGAGCGATCTATAGGACGTAAATTAAACGCTCAATTAAATAATGTAGAAAGTGAGTTGGATTTGATGAAAGAAAAGATAAGAGAGAAAGAAGCCATTCTTGAGGAATTTGAAAAAGAAAGGTTACAAAATGCTCAGATAGCAGATCAAATGCAACATTATCAAGCGCAATCACATCATGTGGTCACTTACCAACGAGAACTTCAACATGCCTTA GTTACCatagaaaaattagaaaagGAAAAACAGGCGCTTACAGATAAATTAAGAGAAAAGAATGAAGGCGGTTTTGTTCCGGAAGTTAGCAATACTGCATCAAATCCGGAAGAGAAATCACAATCAGAAGATTTGAACGAAAATAATGTTACAACGCCAGAATCCATAAAACAGCTTGAGCAAAGATTTAAAGATACCATGGAACGAGTTGCGGAGCTCACAGAAGAGAAACAAAAACTCGAACATCTCGTTTTGCAACTTCAGAGTGAGACAGAAACGATAG GAGAATATATAACGTTGTACCAGAAACAAAGAGCAGTTCTGCAAAGCAGAGCAATAGAAAGGGAACAAGTGTTTCGGCAGTTACTTGATCAGAGAAATCAGCAACAGGAACAACTGCATAAATTGAAAGTTTTGGTCAGTGATTTTCTTAGGAAGGAGTATATACATTCCAATGGAACGGAGCGTCTAATCGAAACAG AAACGAGTCCAAACGATTTTGGACCGTTGAAAAGGAAAAACGAAGCAACAGACGAACGAGTAGAAAATAAAAGTGTTTCAGAACTTTTAGACATCCTAACAGAGATAAAGGATTGTAAGGACTCCTGTATGTTCGAACCGAACTTCCATCCATGTCCTTGGTGTTCCGGAAAATTATTGACGGTATAA